The following proteins are encoded in a genomic region of Vibrio spartinae:
- a CDS encoding 2OG-Fe dioxygenase family protein, with translation MLNIVNAPQIHNSLIHSTFEDLKADRYLKENYVYRYRAYSVGKYNTKKVTWDDTGKFFQSKDLNSYAGGLAREFVPLSDESKEHINKVIDVVVDNKNIPKENYSIGCHQIRIVAQEGAIGYPAPEGFHQDGFDYLAIYCVSLDNVNGATSLISPLEDESTIYEHALLPGEIMVVNDRLVKHFVTPITTKLPGLEAKRDVFVITFSKITSE, from the coding sequence ATGCTCAATATTGTAAATGCTCCTCAAATACACAATTCACTAATTCATAGTACGTTTGAAGATTTAAAAGCAGATAGATATCTAAAAGAGAATTATGTCTATAGATATAGAGCTTACAGCGTTGGGAAATATAACACTAAAAAAGTAACTTGGGATGACACAGGGAAATTCTTTCAATCAAAAGATCTAAATAGTTATGCGGGTGGATTAGCAAGGGAGTTTGTCCCTTTATCAGATGAATCCAAAGAGCACATCAATAAAGTCATTGATGTCGTTGTAGATAATAAAAATATTCCCAAAGAAAATTACTCAATAGGTTGTCACCAAATAAGAATAGTGGCTCAAGAAGGTGCGATTGGTTACCCGGCACCGGAAGGTTTCCATCAAGATGGCTTTGATTATTTAGCAATTTATTGTGTCTCACTTGATAACGTCAATGGTGCGACGTCATTGATTTCCCCTCTAGAGGATGAGAGCACTATTTATGAGCATGCTTTATTGCCAGGGGAAATCATGGTCGTCAATGATAGGCTGGTTAAACACTTCGTCACACCTATCACAACAAAGCTTCCCGGCTTAGAAGCAAAACGAGACGTTTTCGTCATCACATTTTCAAAAATTACGAGTGAATAA